The region GGGCGCTGAACCCCGCTAAAGACATTCCAACTCCAACTGATTCCGCTTCTTGCCGGCAGAGAAGAGTTTCCATTTCCTACAAAGATGTTGTTTGTAAACTGCGCATTAGGTGGTACCGCAATCTCAAAGTTCTTGTCAGCACAGTACATGACATTCTGGTAAAAGTACAGAGTAGGcttgttgccattgctgtACATTCGGCAATCATTTTCGAAAATGTTATATCGAACAATTTGATCAGCACCTCCAGAGGTTCCACAGCCATCGCAGTTCAAGAATGCACCACCTGCATTGTCACGGCTGTAATTGTACTCGACTGTGCAATTGCCCGTATTGCCCCAGTCGCAATCAAACGCTTCGCTATCAATTTGAGACATGATGCTTCCATAGACGACGTTATGTGAAATGGTAGGATTATGGTCACCTAGAACCCACATGCCAGCGAAGTTGCCGCCAGTCCAAGGATAAGCTCCAGTTCCGAGGTCAGAAGCAACATTGTAGTCGATGAGAGGCGTTTCGCTGTAGGAAATGATTATACCATCACCTCCACAGGCGCGAATGGTATTCTGAGTTACGTGCGCCTTGTAACCGAGGTTGTCCATTGCCCCAACCCGTACTTTGATgccgccaccaccgcagTCGGACACGTCGTTGTTCTTGACCAACACATTGTCATATCGACTTCCAGTGTTTGAAGTATCTACCAAGATTCCGCAGGACAAGATAAAgtctgcagaatgtgtggctttgtttgtttgcccCGCAACATGGTGAACGGTGTTGGAGTCGATGGTAATTCCGGTATGAGTTTTGCCATCACTGGCGGTAACATGAATTCCTTGGCGAGCAGCAAGACTTGCCGCGGGGTTCGTCACTGTAAGATCAGAAATTCTCCAGTAGTCCTGGTTGGTTAAAGTAACTGCGGCTGTCGCCCCAGTTCCGTTGATGATGGGGTTGTCAGTTACACTGCCGGAAATGTATTTGGTAATAGTGATGACAGAGCTAGATGTACCGACTCCCTTGGGCGACAAGGTTCCGGTGCAGATAGTACCGGACTTGAGAGAAATGATGTCTCCGGGCGCAAAGGTTGGCGAGTTTACCTGGCTGAGACTATTCCAGGGTTTGCTCTGGCTTCCATCGCCAGCAGTAGCTTGAGAACAATCGACGTAGTACTGTCTGGCTTGTGCGTCAGACCCCAAAAAGACTAAAGTCAATAGTGCTGCACCGAAGGTGCCTGTGAGCGAATTAGGTTGCATGGCAGGCAAAGGGAAATCACAATAAAGATGTTATAAGCTAGTGGCGAGCTTCTTGCATGTTGGTCTGTTCACTCATCTGAGCAGCCGAGAGGTTCCACTGATATAACTATTGGCATCACAGCAAGGAGACGTAATGTCGGCACTCTCTTTTCGGAAGCTCGTGGCCAAGTCTGGGGAAACCCCATGGAGAACAACAAGGGGaatttggtgatggcgaagTGGATCTCGGCCATGGCACCGAAGACCTTCCGTGCCCGTTTCTTCGCAGAATTAACTTCGCTTCACACGTGGTGTTGGAGCCGGGAACCTGGCAGCTTCCATTTGTGGCTAATAGAAATGAgttgatggcgttgaagcgCTAATTCACGTCGTACTGCGCTACTGAGAGCAACCTTGGCCGTCAACTTTTACATTGATTTCGAGACTCTATGAAGGCCCCAAAATTCATGCAGTTGGGGTTTCGTGGATCTCCAATTCGCAGAGTGCTACGGAGCCGAGCGTCACGCCGAGTCATGTTATGCAGAGAATGAAATTGAACTATTGCACCAATAATCTGGCGCTAAAATCGCTTCCTAGTTTCAATAGCCCATGGATCACCATTCTATCAGTGTAGACTCAAGCCGGACAATGCATTGAGCTTGACTTGGGGTCGATGGGACCATCTCTCTTGAATATCCGCCATGGTCATCTTATTACCCTTGTAAGATATGGCAAACACTGCCGTTATAATCACAATATCTTCATTCGGCCAACTCGAACTGGCATGCCTAATAGTTGGAAGCAGAGTTCGTGGCGTAATTAAGTTCGTGTTTGGATCAGGCTTCTGTACTTCACCAGTGGATTGTAGAGTATCCAGAGGCACAGAAGGGAGGTTGAAGATTCCACTCGCACCTGCGGACGATAAGACGAGAGATGAGTCCACTGTTTCCAATGCGACCTCGTCATCTTGAAGTGCTAACGACGTGAGCGCCTGCTCGGATTGCCCTTTGAGTTTCTGAATGATGCGTCTGTTGCCCTTTTGTCTACCATCAATTGCGAAGCCTCCCTCTACTGCATCAAACGAAGTGAGGGAAGAGTCGCTGTTAGCACGAATGCGATGAACTCTAACATGCCAATCTGGCCAATTCGAGCAAGGTGGAATTAGTGTTGTCTCGACTTCCACATCTCCCGTCGACCACGGCCGCCAACGATTAGCCATCCCCATGATTGTCTGTTGACGTTGTTCACCTATAATGATAGGAACAGGAGTAAACTTTGTCTCGCCGGTAGACACCCAACGTACAGCCCAACTTTCGCCCTTATCTTTACTCAATGCCAGCAtactgtctggtgcaatcTGAGTGATTAATGAACCTGTAGGCACACTGAATCCAAAGGCAGAAGAATACGCAAACTTGGCATATTTGGCTTGCGTTGCCTTCATGGGCCACACACAGAATTGGCCGGATGACAAGAGAAAATGATGTTTGCCCTTGCCATGGTTGCATACGATCTGCCTAGCTGGTTCGATGGCCATCACATCGTTCTCGGCAGAGCGTACCGGACTTTTATCCCGACTCAGAGGATGACATAGCTCCTTTGCAGACCAAAATTGATCGTCTTCCGACAGGGCCACCACTATCAGGGACTTGAGTGCCCAATATGGCGACTGGGGAGAGTTGTAGTCTTCGCTCAGATACATGTTCGGGTACAGATACCCAATGTTTAACGTTCCGTCTGGCCAAAATATGTTTTCTGAGTTAGTTGCCCACCAACGCAAGTGTCTAAGAAGCATTCCCTTGACAGCCCCATGCGATGTAAACTCATCAGAGTCGTCACAGAGCCCAGAGTATGCAAAAGCTGCATAGAATCCGCCCATGGCGAATTTATAGCAGAGCGATCGGCCAAATGGAATTGAAGCCCCTATTCAGCGTGATTAGTGTGAAGTCCACTCGCATTTGTTGACTCGGGTGCATCttaccatcttcatcaaagTATGTCCAAAACTTGCGTGCAAACTGTCTTGCTCTCTCCCTAAAGATGGCACATCTGCTTGGATCCAGGTCACTTGCGAATTTTGAGTACAGCATCTGACTGAACTGA is a window of Pochonia chlamydosporia 170 chromosome 5, whole genome shotgun sequence DNA encoding:
- a CDS encoding right handed beta helix region domain-containing protein gives rise to the protein MQPNSLTGTFGAALLTLVFLGSDAQARQYYVDCSQATAGDGSQSKPWNSLSQVNSPTFAPGDIISLKSGTICTGTLSPKGVGTSSSVITITKYISGSVTDNPIINGTGATAAVTLTNQDYWRISDLTVTNPAASLAARQGIHVTASDGKTHTGITIDSNTVHHVAGQTNKATHSADFILSCGILVDTSNTGSRYDNVLVKNNDVSDCGGGGIKVRVGAMDNLGYKAHVTQNTIRACGGDGIIISYSETPLIDYNVASDLGTGAYPWTGGNFAGMWVLGDHNPTISHNVVYGSIMSQIDSEAFDCDWGNTGNCTVEYNYSRDNAGGAFLNCDGCGTSGGADQIVRYNIFENDCRMYSNGNKPTLYFYQNVMYCADKNFEIAVPPNAQFTNNIFVGNGNSSLPARSGISWSWNVFSGVQRPTSNGIQGDPVFVDPGKGGNTLDSVSGYKLKKSSPALNNGAIIPGNGGKDFFGNAVSTTQKPNRGAYNGPGL